The Helicoverpa armigera isolate CAAS_96S chromosome 15, ASM3070526v1, whole genome shotgun sequence genomic interval ATGCCAGTGCACCGCTGCGGGCCCTGCCAAATACTAAGCGGAGCGACAGACGCGACCAACGATACATTCGCTTAAATAAGTCAAGCTATTGATTACGGTTTTAAGGGGTAGTTGCATACCtagaaaattgtttaaaaaatgaaaattgtaagAATTAAGAAATGTATCGACATTTAGATAACAGGTTCTGTTCTGCCAATGCCCTGCAGTAGAGTAGTAACAGATAAGACAACTGCCATCCGACTCACTCTAACATTCTGCAAAATTATACCTAATCTTAAAGATTAATAAAGAATCGGAAAGAAGGCAGACATGTGATTATGAAGAAATAACACTTTAGCAATAAGGAAAGCTTGTTCATAATTACCGAATATCCGAATGACAGATAATAATCGAAAGTGTTAAATCTCAGTAGGTAGCCAAACAGTAGACCGATATTTAGTAATCATGTCTTACATGAGATacagttacataatataatcGTTACTGGAGATATTAGCCACAATAGAATGTACCAGTCACTGGTTACTTGAGGTATACGTTCTGTCTTGTCTGCGAGTGCAAATCTTTGCCGTTCCGGGATGATCTTGTGGCTctccttttaatatttgatCTGCATATTTATAAATCGTGCTCGGACTGTTTGCGTCGCCCCTCGAGCGTGTTTGCAGatttatagtttatttcatTTCGTGTGAGGACCCCTTCGACTGACATCAAGCTATTGTTTACCGTACATTTCCAAGGAAACGTATGGACTGGAATATTTTATATCAGTGCTAGTATTTGCCCGCAATCTTGAAAGAATTCTGGATTTATGTCGTAATAACGGCGTATGTGAGTGGACACCACTACACCGCGCTCCTAATGCTGTTCCGTGCAGTGCAGTAATGTTCTCAAGATGTCGTGCAACTTCCgcgaataaattattactttatatgCTGAACTTtaaatctataggtacttacgtgCTTGCGTTTTACTGCTCATCTGATACATAGGACTCCTGGGAAAGTGAGGTTTTATGTAGATGCCTGTAAAGATAGTCAACAGCTGATATAATGATAAAAGCTGCCCTAAGTGACTTGCTGACAAGTACCTGAATTTATATTGTGATCGTGTGTAATTTGaacgaaaatgaaataattgaaGATTAATTGTAATGTCATTTTATTGCCAATTGCCTCGCACATCGATCTGCAGGTTGCAGTTCCTGTGACTCTCGCAGGGCACGAAGCCCGGCTGGCCGTGTTCACACAGCAGTTCCAGCAGGAACCGGCCCTGGTGGCTGGCCGGCATGTCGCTCACTGACAGCTGCCGGTCGATGTGCAGGATCTGCGACCGGTTGGCGGTGGTGGCTGGCCAGCGGACCGGCAGCAGAGGCGTCGTGTGCGGCGTCGGCTCCCTGGGAAACGCGATAACTGCTCTTGAGTAAATGTTTCCGTGGCaagcttttatactgctaatgtctatttttgtttcaaaatcgTCATAATTCTTACCACAACACCAAACAGCATGAGTTCTACTGTCTGTATAGTCGTTCGCTTTATGGGGTGTTTTCACCGTGCAATATGACTAagagcttatttttttatacatttatttatacagtttTGTTTGCAAACCACATGTTTGCTTTTATTAAAAAGATCAAAATTCGCTACTGACAGGCTATTGAGCTGAAATAAGAAACCGCTACATTTTGTTGATAGCTTTATATCTCTACTAGTAAATTGGCACTTGCGTATTCtatagtgtatgtatgtaattattaaaTCTTATAGCTTTTTACATGTATTACGCCATGGGTAATATGTTCGGTGaaattatgtattacataaaacattatgatAGTCCAGTATATTTCTAGCAATAGTGATTAAAGTTCACGTTTGGTAACGTTGATGCGATGGTGTAATAATCCCATGTATCGGCTCGAGCTCATTTGTACGTCAACATTTGTGACAAATCGCCAGCTAGCGTTATCTACGTAAGCACGTCAGTATACACAAAACCACAAAACTACTAACGTACTTATCTGAATTTATGTATATTAATCAAGACTAAAAATAAGATATTGTATAAGGTCTTCTGGATATGTTACATTACAGAAATACGTGGTGCAGATTTTGTTGGAAAGATTATACaatctattctaatattataaagctgaagagtttgtttgtttgaacgcgctaatctcaagaactactgttccgatttgaaaatttctttcagtgttagacatcCCATTTCTATTGAAAGCTTCCGCTGCGAGCACTGCGTAAACTGTTAAAGTTTCGCAAACTGATGATGTAatctttttttgtgtttttttataaacgGGCGACCGCTAGtgataatataaaacttttgtaACTTACCCAACCTTCATAAAGTTGGTCAGCATTGTGGCATGCCGGTCGATGATGAGTCGGTCGCTGCTGCTTAACCCTAAGGTCAGTCCTCCTGGCTTGAATACGTAAAACAGATCATCGGAGTGTGTGGCCCCGCTCACTGCGAGCTTTCCACTAAACATCAAACTTCCGAAATTACGACCTCCTTTGTAAGAAAACATGTAATTATACACGGGTGCGTCCGAATACTTCGCCATCAGCTTCGAGAACGCGTCAACCGCTCCGTACGATATCCAATCCGAATAATAGTCCACGCCACCTCTGACGGCGGCTCTACTACTGATGCTGTCCTTGCTAAAGTAATATGAGCGTATTTTCTTGGCTATTTCTCTTTTGTCATCGTTCGAACACCAAGAAAATACCGAAGGGAGCCTGTCCACGAAATTATTGTCTAAATATTGTAACGTTCTTTGGTTATTGAGTCCGTAAAACAGCGCGCCCTCCATGTCTGTGAAGCCGACAATCATGGGCACTTTGTTAAAGTCTCCCGATGTGATGGTGTCGTATGGCGTGTTGTGGAAAAATGCCTCGGAGAAGTCAGTGTCGACACACGGCGAATACTTGAAGTACCGAGGATCTATTGATGTGCCCTTTGTTGCTGACAGTACATCTCTCACGGGTGACGTCAGAAAAGTATTGTAAACGTCGCTTTCGTTTTGTACTTTGGCTATCTTAGCGGCGTCTTCGAAGGCTGGAGTGAGCGGCTCCGGGTTGAAGGCCCAGGGCGTGAGAGGCACGCCGCTCATCAGGATGGCTTTGTGGAACAGTCCTGTGCTGCGCTTGGAGAGGAGGTGCATCGCTGCTGCGGTAGCGCCGGCGCTGTAGCCGGATATAGTCACGTTGTCGGGGTCGCCGCCGAACGCCGCTATATTCTTTTGTATCCATCTTAAAGCTGCTACTTGATCTTTGAGACCAAGGTTGGCAACATTATTCAAACACAAGAAACCTAGGACACCTAATCTATAGTTGACTGTTACGACTATGACGTTCTTCTTGACTAGAAACTCGGGGTCATAATGCCACTTGCTGCCGTAGTAGTATGCTCCTCCGTGGAAGAACACCAGGACTGGCAGTTTGTGACCACTGGCTGGCGTGTACACGTCGAGCCGGTGGCAGTCCTCGACGCCCAGTTGAAATATCGCGAAGCTTTGTGCACAGGAGTCGAACCGCGACACCGCGTGGTACACGCCGCTCCACTTCTTCGGTAGTTTTGGTGGCTGGAATTAAGTATATCAAACggttttaattttagattttgttaTATCTAACTACATAAGAAGTAATTACATTTAAGGCGTtctaaagaaaataagtttattgtaaaaatcaCAGTGGCCGTAATTGATGTTCTCAGTATGTTGGTCAATTTGTTAGAATTTAACTTCATAGAAAAGCTATTTGCGTTTTATCGATTCAATCTATGTGACATAGAATACCGTCCAACATTCGCGGAATTTCCGAATCCCAGCGAAATAAgatcaacattttaatattcttcATATTAATATCGGCGCAGGACTCATGCACTATGCAGATTACTTTCGCAGTGATATTGCAAACTATATACTTACTTGGAATCTCTTGCTGACGGCGTaggggatcccgtaataccggttcTGCCCGGAGAAGCTCCGGAGCCCCCTTAATTTACCCTGGCTTACTTCCACCACGGGGGTGTATACGAATAAACTGCACACATAGTGAACACACAACAAACACACAATGTACACGAACTTTGGTCTGTATCTCATATTTGTCGCCGAAAGTCTCCACTCATAGTTTAAGTGTTGTCCATTTATAGCATGTGGGCAATGTGACGCTTGCGTGTCGGCGCATTCccgttttgttatttttgcgtGAATCTTAGTTGCATCCTCAAGGGCAATGTCGGCATATCTTCGAAGTCAAGTTGTTATAATCTTGTTACAATTCGTCAGTGAGATGAGTTGTAACAATCCGAGAAATTGCGGTCGCAAGGTATCCCTTAGAACATTTTTAAAGTCTATTAATTTGTGTAATCAATGAGAAATAGCACTAGCTTTGATATAGCTGTAACTGCACATGTTTGTCGCACATAATTTCAAAGTTAAATGGTTCACTTTATAAAAAACACTAGCACACCAAGTATTATGTTACAAGTATTCGAAAGAATTGTTCCGGTTGATTTGAAGTTCACAGATGAGGTTCACTGGCAACGGATGCTGGATGCTGTGTCCCGGACAGTCGGCTGTGCACTGCTGGCGAAAGTGCGCGAACTGTGGCGGGCATGCGCTTGCGCAAGTACCGACGCTGCAATGTTTGCAAACAGTACAACACTTATAGAGAATATTTGCTGATAGACAAGTGTCACTGCTGTAGGTTTCGCTGCTATTGATTTTGTAACTATGTTTAATGTGTTCTATGAAGAGTGTCGTCACAGTGTTTGTAGTTCTTTGATTACATTCATTCTGTGCCAACTGCAGGAAACTGTATTATCTAAGACAAGCGAATTGTTAAGTTTACTTTGTATATAATATCATACATACACGGATGCACAACAGGTTTATTTTGTCACCCTGACTTTGATCACAATCTGAGgttgaataaaattgtatatcCCAACAAGAACAAGATTTACCTATGCAGGTACGAGATATTAAATCGCACAGAAAACTTAATGATGTCCTTTGTTTATGCATTTTGATAACTTCGCAAAGGTCGTACGTAGTCATAATAATAGTATTACTTTTTTCCTTGAATGGGATAACATCTTGAGTAGCCGGTCAGTGTGTGATCTCAGGGGGGAACAATTTTAGATGTGATCTTTCCTTGAAGATTGGCTCCTTGTggctttaaaaatgtaatagccGGAATCATGTCGACGGATGCGTGTATAAGTAATAATGGTGAATAGTGCGTATGGTGCAACACTCTCAGACCGGTTGAGTGCAATCTCAGGAACGCAGTCACACACCAGTGTCGCCCTTTGATGCCCTTAGCTATAGGATGTGGCCAGTCTGGCCGTGATTTAGCAAAAGATACTTACATTTTGTACTGGTACTTTCATATTATATCTTTTAGATGTGACCTAGTGAATAGCAATACCAATAAGGCGAGAGAAGAAAGAAGTGAAGGTCGCTTGCCAATGTTTTGTAAGATTTAGGTTATATTGCATTCTTCTGATGTTTGTACGGTCAATGCATCAGGTAGACTCCGCACGACATTGTAATTTTTGCCGCAGTTCTGTAGCAATGTTGACATATTGAAaacaacgttttattttttatcttcaaaATAGTTTAACCTGTCTGCAAGAGCCAGCCGTTTGGCCATTAAACATTTATAACTCCAGCATCATTGTCAAGTAAAATATACGCAATATACTTTGCATAAAAACAATTTGGCATAAAGTTTTGAGACAGATTTCAAAGAAACCGTTTCTTAGTGAAGTTGATGCGCAAATAGGTTTTTAACGAATGAGAAGTCGCTCGCAATAATAGTAagtgcattaa includes:
- the LOC110376313 gene encoding carboxylic ester hydrolase; protein product: MRYRPKFVYIVCLLCVHYVCSLFVYTPVVEVSQGKLRGLRSFSGQNRYYGIPYAVSKRFQPPKLPKKWSGVYHAVSRFDSCAQSFAIFQLGVEDCHRLDVYTPASGHKLPVLVFFHGGAYYYGSKWHYDPEFLVKKNVIVVTVNYRLGVLGFLCLNNVANLGLKDQVAALRWIQKNIAAFGGDPDNVTISGYSAGATAAAMHLLSKRSTGLFHKAILMSGVPLTPWAFNPEPLTPAFEDAAKIAKVQNESDVYNTFLTSPVRDVLSATKGTSIDPRYFKYSPCVDTDFSEAFFHNTPYDTITSGDFNKVPMIVGFTDMEGALFYGLNNQRTLQYLDNNFVDRLPSVFSWCSNDDKREIAKKIRSYYFSKDSISSRAAVRGGVDYYSDWISYGAVDAFSKLMAKYSDAPVYNYMFSYKGGRNFGSLMFSGKLAVSGATHSDDLFYVFKPGGLTLGLSSSDRLIIDRHATMLTNFMKVGEPTPHTTPLLPVRWPATTANRSQILHIDRQLSVSDMPASHQGRFLLELLCEHGQPGFVPCESHRNCNLQIDVRGNWQ